From Kineosporia sp. NBRC 101731, one genomic window encodes:
- a CDS encoding LacI family DNA-binding transcriptional regulator, with amino-acid sequence MSDTDPSSVPPTNPASPRRAGIADVAARAGVSVGTASKALNGRGTLKEETRARVRAAAQELEFAPSTVARSLLTGRTFTVGIITSDSYGRFSIPIMRGAEDALGLGEMLAFLCDSRDDPIREQHHLRRLLERRVDGIIVAGRRTDARPPIGTHLPVPVVYALAPSADEGDISVTSDEGGAARLAIEHLVRTGRRRIAHITGPHSHASARERASATIEALTDHGLELVGEPWFGGWTEAWGRFAVTQLLRAHPDVDGVFCGADVIARGATDALRESGASLPLQVGVVGVDNWGVVAEAARPPLTTVDLGLQEIGRRAGELLLEAIAGSPAPGQHVVAGHLVVRES; translated from the coding sequence ATGAGCGACACCGACCCCAGCTCTGTGCCCCCGACCAACCCCGCTTCCCCCCGCCGGGCCGGGATCGCCGATGTCGCCGCGCGGGCGGGAGTCTCGGTGGGCACCGCCTCCAAGGCGCTGAACGGGCGCGGCACCCTGAAGGAGGAGACCCGGGCCCGGGTGCGCGCCGCGGCCCAGGAGCTGGAGTTCGCCCCCAGCACGGTCGCGCGCAGCCTGCTGACCGGGCGCACGTTCACCGTCGGGATCATCACCTCCGACAGCTACGGCCGCTTCAGCATCCCGATCATGCGTGGGGCCGAGGACGCCCTGGGCCTGGGCGAGATGCTGGCCTTCCTGTGCGACAGCCGCGACGACCCGATTCGCGAACAGCATCACCTGCGGCGACTTCTGGAACGCCGGGTGGACGGCATCATCGTGGCCGGACGCCGCACCGACGCCCGGCCCCCGATCGGCACGCACCTGCCCGTGCCCGTGGTCTACGCCCTGGCCCCCAGCGCCGACGAGGGCGACATCAGCGTCACCAGCGACGAGGGCGGGGCGGCCCGGCTGGCCATCGAGCACCTGGTGCGCACCGGGCGCCGGCGCATCGCCCACATCACCGGGCCGCACTCGCACGCCTCGGCCCGCGAGCGCGCGTCGGCCACGATCGAAGCGCTCACGGACCATGGTCTGGAGCTGGTCGGTGAGCCGTGGTTCGGGGGCTGGACCGAGGCGTGGGGGCGGTTCGCGGTGACCCAGTTGCTACGCGCACACCCGGACGTCGACGGGGTGTTCTGCGGTGCCGATGTGATCGCGCGCGGGGCGACGGACGCGCTGCGCGAGTCCGGCGCCTCCCTGCCCCTTCAGGTCGGGGTGGTCGGGGTGGACAACTGGGGCGTGGTGGCCGAGGCGGCGCGCCCGCCGCTGACGACGGTGGACCTGGGCCTTCAGGAGATCGGGCGCCGCGCGGGCGAACTGCTGCTCGAGGCCATCGCCGGATCGCCGGCGCCGGGCCAGCACGTGGTGGCGGGCCATCTGGTGGTCCGCGAGAGCTGA
- a CDS encoding beta-L-arabinofuranosidase domain-containing protein encodes MSLETDLRAPGPAAPRRPTALSPLPLRGATLDPASMLGDWQRRNGVATIAHCVTHLESSGVVQNFRRLAEAGADGPAGEFAGFWFADTDLYKTLEAIGWEIGRTGTDRWNDWLVDLAGLLEKAQADDGYLNTFVQGVEGEERFAQPERTHELYTAGHLIQAAVALHRGSGDDRFLGIARRVADLVVTLDDGQGNPILDGHPEVETALVELYRETGEADYLTTAQRHIDHRGRHALPRGHFGSIYLQDHLPVRENTEAIGHSVRQLYLAAGATDVYLENGDETLLRAMEGLWRSAFGTKMYITGGHGSRHRDEAYGDPFELPPDRAYAETCAAIAAFQWCWRMLLATGQAQYAEEMERALYNTIAASTSHSGTAFFYSNPLQLRTGHEGSDEDSPSERLPWYRCACCPPNIARLLASLQAYVATGADRALQLHLLHAGTYATEGFSVTVETGYPYAGELVVTAAGSGELSVRIPSWAGGAVARIGDTPVDAVAGHYLRTSLTDGQELRISLPLLATPVRADERVDAVRGCAAITYGPLVFCLEQADLPEGVLVEQVRLDPAAAIVVGAGDIAPVRLRLSGAVKAPEPALYTSGASVKPVQEIDFTMIPYHAWANRGPGAMRVWLPLL; translated from the coding sequence GTGAGCCTCGAAACCGATCTCCGGGCCCCGGGACCGGCCGCACCTCGCCGGCCGACCGCTCTGAGCCCGCTGCCGTTGCGGGGCGCGACCCTGGACCCGGCGTCGATGCTCGGCGACTGGCAGCGGCGCAACGGTGTGGCGACCATTGCGCACTGCGTCACGCATCTCGAATCCTCCGGTGTCGTGCAGAATTTCCGTCGTCTGGCCGAGGCCGGGGCGGACGGTCCGGCGGGGGAGTTCGCCGGGTTCTGGTTCGCCGACACCGATCTGTACAAGACCCTCGAGGCGATCGGCTGGGAGATCGGGCGCACCGGCACCGACCGGTGGAACGACTGGCTGGTCGACCTGGCCGGGCTGCTCGAGAAGGCGCAGGCCGACGACGGGTACCTGAACACGTTCGTGCAGGGCGTGGAGGGGGAAGAGCGCTTCGCCCAGCCCGAGCGCACGCACGAGCTGTACACGGCCGGGCACCTGATCCAGGCGGCGGTGGCCCTGCACCGGGGCAGTGGTGACGACCGTTTCCTGGGTATCGCCCGGCGCGTCGCCGACCTGGTGGTGACGCTGGACGACGGGCAGGGCAACCCGATCCTCGACGGGCATCCCGAGGTGGAGACCGCGCTGGTCGAGCTGTACCGCGAGACGGGGGAGGCGGACTACCTCACCACGGCGCAGCGGCACATCGATCACCGGGGGCGTCATGCCTTGCCCCGTGGGCATTTCGGATCGATCTACCTCCAGGACCATCTGCCGGTGCGGGAGAACACCGAGGCGATCGGGCACTCGGTGCGGCAGCTGTACCTCGCGGCCGGAGCCACCGACGTGTACCTGGAGAACGGTGACGAGACGCTGCTGCGGGCCATGGAAGGGCTCTGGCGCAGCGCCTTCGGCACCAAGATGTACATCACCGGTGGGCACGGCTCGCGGCACCGTGACGAGGCGTACGGTGACCCGTTCGAACTGCCGCCCGACCGCGCCTACGCCGAGACCTGTGCGGCCATAGCAGCTTTCCAGTGGTGCTGGCGGATGCTGCTGGCCACCGGGCAGGCGCAGTACGCCGAGGAGATGGAACGCGCCCTCTACAACACCATCGCCGCCTCGACCTCGCACAGCGGCACGGCGTTCTTCTACTCCAACCCGCTGCAACTGCGCACCGGGCACGAGGGCTCGGACGAGGACTCGCCGAGCGAGCGCCTGCCCTGGTACCGCTGTGCCTGCTGCCCGCCGAACATCGCCCGGCTCCTGGCCTCGTTGCAGGCGTACGTGGCCACCGGCGCCGACCGGGCTCTTCAGCTGCACCTCCTGCACGCCGGAACCTACGCCACTGAGGGCTTCTCGGTGACCGTGGAGACGGGTTACCCGTACGCCGGAGAGCTGGTCGTCACCGCGGCCGGCTCCGGTGAGCTGAGTGTGCGCATCCCGTCCTGGGCCGGTGGGGCAGTGGCGCGGATCGGTGACACGCCGGTGGACGCGGTCGCCGGGCACTACCTGAGAACCTCGCTGACGGACGGACAGGAGCTGCGGATCAGCCTGCCCCTGCTGGCGACGCCGGTGCGGGCGGACGAACGGGTGGATGCCGTGCGCGGCTGCGCGGCCATCACCTACGGGCCGCTGGTGTTCTGTCTGGAACAGGCCGACCTGCCCGAGGGCGTGCTGGTGGAGCAGGTGCGCCTGGACCCGGCCGCGGCCATCGTGGTCGGGGCCGGGGACATCGCACCGGTCCGGCTGCGGCTCTCGGGTGCGGTGAAGGCCCCGGAGCCGGCGCTCTACACCTCCGGTGCATCGGTGAAACCCGTTCAGGAGATCGATTTCACCATGATTCCGTACCATGCCTGGGCCAACCGTGGTCCGGGCGCCATGCGAGTGTGGCTCCCCCTGCTCTGA
- a CDS encoding carbohydrate ABC transporter permease, translating to MFFLILATFMIPFQAVITPLFSILHTLGLNNSLLGLVLVYTTFQLPFGIFLMRNSFAALPAGIEEAALIDGCGYLSALYRVMLPIAIPGLISTALFTFFTCWNEFFAALVLVTDEAKFTLPVTLTVLASNQLGALNWGIMQAGVAVTAIPCVVLYLLLQRYYVAGLVAGAVK from the coding sequence TTGTTCTTCCTGATCCTGGCCACCTTCATGATCCCGTTCCAGGCGGTGATCACCCCGCTGTTCTCGATCCTGCACACCCTGGGCCTGAACAACAGCCTGCTCGGTCTGGTGCTGGTCTACACCACGTTCCAGCTGCCGTTCGGGATCTTCCTGATGCGCAACAGCTTTGCCGCCCTCCCGGCCGGCATCGAAGAAGCGGCCCTGATCGACGGCTGCGGCTACCTCTCGGCCCTGTACCGGGTGATGCTGCCCATCGCGATCCCCGGCCTGATCAGCACCGCCTTGTTCACGTTCTTCACCTGCTGGAACGAGTTCTTCGCGGCCCTGGTCCTGGTGACCGACGAGGCCAAGTTCACCCTGCCGGTCACCCTGACCGTGCTCGCGTCCAACCAGCTCGGCGCGCTGAACTGGGGCATCATGCAGGCCGGGGTCGCGGTGACGGCCATCCCCTGCGTCGTGCTGTACCTGCTGCTCCAGCGGTACTACGTGGCCGGGCTGGTGGCCGGGGCGGTGAAATAG
- a CDS encoding TetR/AcrR family transcriptional regulator — translation MSSRPPGRPRQTTHAQIRALALTLFEEHGYDQTSLAGIARAAGISRTTLFSYFPAKRDLLWQEFDDRATRLRAYLADEPPGSMVDVVAGSICVLAQYRADEQEQFTRRLRIMESSEELRAYTTLSTTDLAGEIVTFVLERAPHAGATLISDLTHALMAVAARATQEWATHTDPPGDLDAYVADRLRPLVTALGPGFLGT, via the coding sequence GTGAGCTCACGCCCACCGGGCCGGCCCCGGCAGACGACCCACGCCCAGATCCGGGCCCTGGCCCTGACCCTGTTCGAGGAGCACGGCTACGACCAGACCTCGCTGGCCGGGATCGCCCGGGCCGCCGGCATCAGCCGCACCACCCTCTTCTCCTACTTCCCGGCCAAGCGGGACCTGCTCTGGCAGGAGTTCGACGACCGCGCTACCCGCCTGCGCGCGTATCTGGCCGATGAGCCGCCGGGGTCGATGGTGGACGTCGTGGCCGGCTCGATCTGTGTCCTCGCCCAGTACCGGGCGGACGAACAGGAGCAGTTCACCCGCCGCCTGCGCATCATGGAGAGCTCCGAGGAGCTGCGGGCCTACACCACTCTGAGCACCACCGATCTCGCCGGCGAGATCGTCACGTTCGTGCTCGAGCGCGCCCCGCACGCCGGCGCCACCCTGATCAGCGACCTGACCCACGCCCTGATGGCGGTGGCGGCCCGCGCCACCCAGGAATGGGCCACCCACACCGACCCACCCGGCGACCTCGACGCCTACGTCGCCGACCGGCTGCGTCCTCTGGTCACCGCCCTGGGGCCGGGATTCCTCGGGACCTGA
- a CDS encoding zinc-binding dehydrogenase, producing MRSIRVTGPGTNEFVEIDRPPVGPHDVLLRIRACGICGSDALYSQVGGIPPRQGATPLGHEPAAEVVEVGEQAEGVRVGDHVVIDTMAFTDGLLGSGGAQGALSEFVVVRDHVPGRQLRVIPPEIPWTVAALNEPMAVAHHAVNRSGAKPGDKAVVFGAGPIGLGAAISLLSQGVAHLVVVDIQPSRLEIARQIGAHEVINSAEDDVVQRLIELHGPATDGLGRPGFAGTDVYIDAAGVGAVVQTVLKVAKHRAVLTIPAVHKKPVEVDFGAILGAELDIRTAMGYPSEIFEVTDAIIANVEKYEKIISHTFPFGQALEALELARTPGAADKVVVTFD from the coding sequence ATGAGGTCCATCCGCGTCACCGGCCCGGGTACGAACGAGTTCGTCGAGATCGACCGGCCGCCGGTCGGCCCCCACGACGTTCTGCTGCGGATCCGGGCGTGCGGCATCTGTGGATCCGACGCCCTGTACTCCCAGGTCGGGGGCATTCCCCCGCGACAGGGAGCGACCCCGCTGGGCCACGAACCGGCGGCCGAGGTGGTCGAGGTGGGCGAGCAGGCCGAGGGGGTGCGGGTCGGCGACCACGTCGTCATCGACACCATGGCGTTCACCGACGGGCTGCTCGGCTCCGGTGGCGCCCAGGGGGCCCTGTCGGAGTTCGTCGTGGTCCGCGACCACGTGCCGGGCCGGCAGCTGAGGGTCATCCCGCCGGAGATCCCGTGGACGGTGGCGGCCCTGAACGAGCCCATGGCGGTGGCGCACCATGCCGTCAACCGTTCCGGCGCGAAGCCCGGGGACAAGGCCGTCGTGTTCGGCGCCGGGCCGATCGGGCTCGGGGCCGCGATCAGTCTGCTGTCCCAGGGCGTGGCCCACCTGGTGGTGGTGGACATTCAGCCCTCCCGGCTCGAGATCGCCCGGCAGATCGGGGCGCACGAGGTGATCAACTCGGCCGAGGACGACGTGGTGCAGCGCCTGATCGAGCTGCACGGCCCGGCCACCGACGGCCTGGGCCGACCCGGTTTCGCCGGGACAGACGTCTACATCGACGCCGCCGGGGTCGGGGCTGTCGTCCAGACGGTGCTCAAGGTCGCAAAACACCGCGCCGTGCTGACCATCCCGGCGGTGCACAAGAAGCCGGTGGAGGTGGACTTCGGGGCGATCCTGGGCGCGGAGCTCGACATCCGCACCGCGATGGGCTACCCGAGCGAGATCTTCGAGGTGACGGACGCGATCATCGCCAACGTGGAGAAGTACGAGAAGATCATCAGCCACACCTTCCCGTTCGGCCAGGCCCTGGAGGCCCTCGAGCTGGCCCGCACACCCGGGGCGGCGGACAAGGTCGTGGTGACCTTCGACTGA
- a CDS encoding alpha/beta hydrolase — translation MPFLTNPTVARAITGLLSRGPGPRVPAEIAFAEIPATTESTRIPTRHGEIGATVYHPPTGVAGAPVYLNFHGGGFVIRHPEQDDALCRYLAAKAGVVVLNVDYDVAPRHPFPIPVEQGYDAAVWAADEGRPWDGTHLVVGGQSAGGAIAAAIARQALDQHGPDIQLQVLHYPPLDLATPGEQKRAAGKSIISIPMTHLFDTAYIPDPQARHHPLASPAWGGNAECIEGIAPALVVSCEYDRLHDESVRYAESLRAAGALVEHLDLLGVDHGYNLMGAPRELVERVYATIADRVRETTGP, via the coding sequence ATGCCGTTCCTGACGAATCCCACGGTGGCCCGGGCGATCACGGGTCTGCTGTCGCGAGGGCCGGGCCCCCGCGTGCCCGCCGAGATCGCCTTCGCGGAGATCCCGGCCACGACCGAGAGCACCCGGATCCCGACCCGGCACGGCGAGATCGGTGCCACCGTCTATCACCCGCCCACCGGTGTGGCGGGCGCTCCGGTCTACCTGAACTTTCACGGTGGCGGGTTCGTCATCCGTCATCCCGAGCAGGACGACGCGCTGTGCCGCTACCTCGCCGCGAAAGCCGGTGTGGTGGTGCTGAACGTCGACTACGACGTGGCACCCCGTCACCCCTTCCCTATCCCCGTCGAGCAGGGCTACGACGCGGCGGTCTGGGCAGCCGACGAGGGCCGCCCGTGGGACGGCACCCACCTCGTGGTGGGCGGCCAGAGTGCGGGCGGCGCGATCGCCGCCGCCATCGCCCGGCAGGCCCTGGACCAGCACGGCCCTGACATCCAGCTGCAGGTGCTGCACTATCCGCCCCTCGATCTCGCCACCCCCGGCGAGCAGAAGCGGGCGGCCGGCAAGAGCATCATCTCGATCCCGATGACCCACCTGTTCGACACCGCCTACATTCCCGACCCCCAGGCCAGGCATCACCCCCTGGCCTCCCCGGCCTGGGGCGGCAACGCCGAATGCATCGAGGGCATCGCCCCGGCCCTCGTGGTGAGCTGCGAGTACGACCGCCTGCACGACGAGAGCGTCCGGTACGCGGAAAGTCTCCGGGCGGCAGGGGCTCTCGTCGAGCATCTCGACCTGCTCGGGGTCGACCACGGCTACAACCTCATGGGCGCACCCCGGGAGCTCGTCGAGCGGGTCTACGCGACGATCGCCGATCGGGTCCGGGAGACGACAGGCCCGTGA
- the aroA gene encoding 3-phosphoshikimate 1-carboxyvinyltransferase, whose amino-acid sequence MVHVEIPGSKSITARALFLAAAAAGPTTLVAPLRSDDTEAFTEGLQRLGYQVDLTPQAWTITGQPQWPGADGASVFCRDGATTARFLPALAACGKGTVEFDASEQMRRRPMAPLTKALQQLGVSLDFHGEPDHHPFTLTTSGIPGGHLTLDAGTSSQFLTALLLLAPLTKDGLQIDVTDLVSVPYVEMTIAMMASFGVTVEVSNRSYRVAPQPYIARTYPIEPDASSASYFFATAALLGETITVPRLGSSSLQGDLGFVDVLARMGATVSKDEHATTVTGNGQLHGITVNMRDISDTMPTLAAIAPFADGPTRIIDVYNTRVKECDRLEACATNLRALGIQVETGRDWIEIWPGEPVPAQITCYGDHRIAMAFSVTGLRTPGITLDDPGCVKKTFPQFHPALAALVDELRSPA is encoded by the coding sequence GTGGTTCACGTAGAGATTCCCGGCTCGAAGTCCATCACCGCCCGAGCCCTGTTCCTGGCCGCGGCCGCCGCCGGGCCCACCACCCTCGTCGCGCCGCTGCGTTCCGACGACACCGAGGCGTTCACCGAAGGGCTGCAACGACTGGGCTACCAGGTCGATCTCACACCCCAGGCGTGGACGATCACCGGACAGCCGCAGTGGCCCGGTGCCGACGGCGCCTCGGTGTTCTGCCGCGACGGAGCGACGACGGCACGTTTCCTGCCGGCGCTCGCAGCGTGCGGGAAGGGCACGGTGGAATTCGACGCGTCCGAACAGATGCGCCGCAGGCCGATGGCCCCGCTGACGAAAGCCCTGCAGCAGCTGGGCGTGAGCCTCGATTTCCACGGCGAGCCGGATCACCATCCGTTCACCCTCACCACCTCGGGCATCCCGGGCGGCCACCTCACCCTGGACGCGGGCACCTCCTCGCAGTTCCTCACCGCATTGCTGCTGCTGGCCCCGCTCACGAAAGACGGCCTGCAGATTGACGTCACCGATCTGGTCTCCGTGCCCTACGTGGAGATGACCATCGCGATGATGGCATCCTTCGGGGTCACCGTCGAGGTCAGCAACCGGTCCTACCGCGTTGCCCCGCAACCGTACATCGCGCGGACCTACCCGATCGAACCCGACGCCTCGTCCGCGAGTTACTTCTTCGCCACCGCCGCACTGCTCGGCGAGACCATCACGGTGCCGCGCCTGGGTTCTTCTTCGTTGCAGGGAGATCTGGGCTTCGTGGACGTGCTGGCCCGGATGGGCGCGACGGTGAGCAAGGACGAGCACGCGACCACGGTCACCGGCAACGGGCAGCTTCACGGCATCACCGTGAACATGCGCGACATCTCCGACACGATGCCGACCCTCGCCGCGATCGCCCCGTTCGCGGACGGGCCCACCCGCATCATCGACGTGTACAACACCCGGGTGAAGGAGTGCGACCGGCTGGAGGCCTGCGCCACCAACCTGCGGGCGCTGGGGATCCAGGTGGAGACCGGCCGCGACTGGATCGAGATCTGGCCCGGCGAGCCCGTACCGGCGCAGATCACCTGTTACGGCGACCACCGCATCGCGATGGCGTTCAGCGTCACCGGCCTCCGCACCCCGGGCATCACGCTGGACGACCCCGGTTGCGTGAAAAAGACCTTCCCGCAGTTCCACCCGGCCCTCGCGGCGCTGGTCGACGAGCTGCGCAGCCCGGCCTGA
- a CDS encoding M20 family metallopeptidase: MTPELTTMLDDLRTLIEVESPSGDLTALHASAQAVAALLETRLGGKATLVESPVGPHVRWSGGGEPRVLILGHHDTVFPIGTLHRRPFAVTDGHVYGPGVFDMLGGLVQAVHGLTLLDDLTGVEILVTCDEEVGSRVSRPLIEELAQQCGAVLVFEGSGDGGALKTARKGCGTFRITITGRAAHAGLEPEKGINALVEASHQVLAIAALADPELGTSVVPSMSTAGTASNVVPAQATITVDVRVESATERARIEDAVVGLVPHLAGATLSVSGGIHRPPMTPDLSADLFAVAQTFDPALKAVAVGGGSDGNLTAAIGVPTLDGLGAVGGGAHADHEYLVAATMPDRARLAAHLVHHLISA; the protein is encoded by the coding sequence ATGACCCCGGAGCTGACGACCATGCTCGACGACCTGCGCACGCTGATCGAGGTGGAGTCCCCGTCCGGGGACCTGACCGCTCTCCATGCCTCGGCCCAGGCGGTCGCCGCGCTGCTGGAGACGCGGCTGGGCGGCAAGGCCACTCTGGTCGAGAGCCCCGTCGGCCCGCACGTGCGCTGGAGCGGCGGCGGTGAGCCCCGCGTCCTGATCCTGGGCCACCACGACACCGTCTTCCCGATCGGGACCCTGCACCGGCGTCCCTTTGCCGTGACCGACGGACATGTCTACGGGCCAGGCGTGTTCGACATGCTCGGCGGCCTGGTCCAGGCCGTTCACGGCCTGACCCTCCTCGACGACCTCACCGGCGTGGAGATCCTGGTGACCTGCGACGAGGAGGTCGGCTCCCGGGTGTCCCGCCCCCTCATCGAGGAACTGGCCCAGCAGTGCGGCGCTGTGCTGGTTTTCGAAGGATCCGGCGACGGTGGCGCCCTGAAGACCGCCCGGAAGGGCTGCGGCACCTTCCGCATCACCATCACCGGCCGCGCCGCGCACGCCGGCCTGGAGCCCGAGAAGGGCATCAACGCCCTGGTCGAGGCCTCCCACCAGGTCCTCGCGATCGCCGCCCTGGCCGACCCCGAGCTCGGCACCTCGGTGGTGCCGAGCATGAGCACGGCCGGCACCGCCAGCAACGTCGTGCCCGCCCAGGCGACGATCACGGTGGACGTGCGGGTCGAGTCGGCCACCGAAAGAGCCAGAATTGAAGACGCCGTAGTTGGTTTGGTCCCGCACCTCGCCGGTGCGACGCTCAGTGTGAGCGGGGGAATTCACCGCCCACCGATGACCCCCGACCTGTCCGCCGACCTCTTCGCCGTCGCCCAGACGTTCGACCCCGCCCTGAAAGCCGTTGCGGTGGGCGGGGGCAGCGACGGCAACCTGACCGCCGCGATCGGCGTACCCACCCTCGACGGCCTCGGCGCCGTCGGCGGCGGGGCCCACGCCGACCACGAGTACCTGGTGGCCGCCACGATGCCCGACCGTGCGCGCCTGGCCGCCCACCTCGTCCACCATCTGATCTCAGCCTGA
- a CDS encoding FCD domain-containing protein has translation MSENGPRPLEYERVAGELRRMIVEGDLRPGDRLPPEGELTARMRVSRGTLREALRVLSAQKMLTSVRGVNGGTFIAEPSPDDVADYLQTALTLLSRSRITVGQLLEMRSQLEVPAAELAARRRSDDDLWRLEATMTGPEADRGHDHGEFHILLLRAAGNPVLDMTARPVFAVLRDRFGREQNGPEFWDQVAADHTEILQHVRDRNSRAASRAMRGHLAALREVYTRIDVNRL, from the coding sequence ATGTCCGAGAATGGCCCTCGTCCGCTGGAGTACGAGCGGGTGGCCGGCGAGCTGCGGCGGATGATCGTCGAGGGAGACCTACGGCCCGGCGACCGCCTGCCCCCGGAGGGTGAACTCACGGCGCGGATGCGGGTCAGCCGCGGCACCTTGCGCGAGGCGCTGCGGGTGCTGTCGGCGCAGAAGATGCTGACCAGTGTGCGCGGCGTCAATGGTGGCACCTTCATCGCCGAGCCGTCACCCGACGACGTCGCGGACTATCTGCAGACAGCGCTCACGCTGCTGTCGCGCAGTCGCATCACCGTCGGTCAGCTGCTGGAAATGCGCTCTCAGCTAGAGGTTCCGGCGGCCGAGCTGGCGGCCCGGCGGCGTAGCGACGACGACCTGTGGCGGCTCGAGGCGACCATGACCGGGCCCGAGGCCGACCGGGGCCACGATCACGGCGAGTTCCACATCCTGCTGTTGCGGGCGGCGGGCAATCCGGTGCTCGACATGACGGCCCGGCCGGTGTTCGCCGTGCTGCGCGACCGGTTCGGGCGCGAGCAGAACGGTCCGGAGTTCTGGGACCAGGTCGCCGCCGACCACACCGAGATCCTTCAGCATGTGCGCGATCGCAACAGCCGGGCCGCGAGCCGCGCGATGCGGGGTCATCTGGCTGCCCTGCGGGAGGTCTACACCCGCATCGACGTGAACCGGCTCTGA
- a CDS encoding dienelactone hydrolase family protein: protein MTDFSPVHRDLIDRVPLSPDARIEEEVVVYDHNGVTLEGFVVFDAALTGPRPAVVVVHDWTGLREYPKARAHMLARLGYFVFCADIYGQGRRFEAVEDCQTEAGKYYGDLPLLRARVGAAYDRVVLDERSDNARIAVIGYCFGGSAALEFARAGAPVAATVSFHGGLVVHEPADVDKITGPLLVLTGGSDPVVPDETLVAFENELRTRDDLDWTVTTYAGAPHAFTLPGTPPYRELADRRSWRAMLDLFSETLS from the coding sequence GTGACCGACTTTTCCCCCGTGCATCGTGACCTGATCGACCGTGTGCCGCTCTCACCGGACGCGCGGATCGAGGAAGAGGTCGTGGTCTACGACCACAACGGCGTCACACTCGAGGGTTTCGTGGTGTTCGACGCCGCGCTGACCGGGCCCCGCCCGGCCGTGGTCGTGGTGCACGACTGGACCGGCCTGCGCGAGTACCCCAAGGCCCGCGCCCACATGCTGGCCCGGTTGGGTTACTTCGTCTTCTGCGCGGACATCTACGGTCAGGGCCGCCGGTTCGAGGCGGTGGAAGACTGTCAGACAGAGGCGGGCAAGTATTACGGCGACCTGCCGTTGCTGCGGGCCCGGGTGGGTGCTGCCTACGACCGGGTGGTGCTCGACGAGCGCTCCGACAACGCCCGCATCGCCGTGATCGGCTACTGCTTCGGGGGTAGCGCGGCGCTGGAGTTCGCCCGCGCCGGTGCCCCGGTGGCCGCGACGGTCTCGTTCCACGGGGGTCTGGTGGTGCACGAGCCGGCCGACGTCGACAAGATCACCGGGCCGTTGCTGGTGCTCACCGGTGGCTCCGACCCGGTGGTGCCCGACGAGACCCTGGTCGCGTTCGAGAACGAGCTGCGCACCCGGGACGACCTGGACTGGACCGTGACCACCTACGCCGGGGCCCCGCACGCATTCACGCTGCCCGGCACCCCGCCGTACCGGGAACTCGCCGACCGGCGCAGCTGGCGGGCCATGCTCGACCTGTTCTCGGAGACCTTGAGCTAA